The Fundidesulfovibrio magnetotacticus genome includes a window with the following:
- a CDS encoding serine/threonine-protein kinase — protein MSEKAILLDGQVVEYETNLIGEGAMKDVYFTKDRSSVVCFFKSSQDNHRLARLESVLGRFNPLKGSHGNYWQDYFCWVSGIVKSPRLGVVAPVYPRNYFFQSGPFQGKEKEGTWFFGRKTRPLLPKQELGTWINYFRICIRLTRAIRRMHAAGLAHSDLSPKNVLIDPINGSCTVIDIDSLVVPGIYPPDVLGTRNYMAPEVIGTCCLPLDDPGRKTPSIRTDLHALATLIYQYLFLRHPLQGPKVHPANSSEEQETMEMGHKALFVEHPTDKSNRPKKLDVPYSVLGPYLGELFL, from the coding sequence ATGAGTGAGAAAGCGATTCTGCTCGACGGACAGGTGGTCGAATACGAGACGAACCTGATCGGCGAAGGGGCCATGAAGGATGTCTACTTCACCAAGGACCGCTCCTCGGTGGTCTGTTTCTTCAAGAGTTCCCAGGACAACCATCGCCTGGCGCGCCTGGAGTCCGTGCTGGGGCGCTTCAATCCCCTGAAGGGCTCGCACGGGAACTACTGGCAGGACTACTTCTGCTGGGTGAGCGGCATCGTCAAGTCCCCGAGACTCGGCGTTGTGGCGCCGGTATACCCGCGGAATTACTTCTTCCAGTCCGGTCCCTTCCAGGGCAAGGAAAAGGAAGGCACATGGTTCTTCGGCCGCAAGACCAGACCCCTGCTCCCCAAACAGGAGCTGGGCACCTGGATCAACTACTTCCGCATCTGCATCCGCCTGACCCGAGCCATCCGGCGCATGCACGCGGCTGGCCTTGCCCACTCGGACCTCTCTCCCAAGAACGTGCTCATCGACCCCATCAACGGAAGCTGCACGGTCATCGACATTGATTCCCTCGTCGTCCCGGGCATCTACCCGCCCGACGTGCTGGGCACTCGCAACTATATGGCCCCCGAGGTCATCGGCACCTGCTGCCTGCCCCTGGACGATCCCGGCCGCAAGACGCCCTCCATCCGTACGGACCTTCACGCCCTGGCCACGCTCATCTACCAGTACCTCTTCCTGCGCCACCCCCTGCAGGGGCCCAAGGTCCACCCCGCCAATTCCAGCGAGGAGCAGGAAACCATGGAGATGGGACACAAGGCCCTCTTCGTGGAGCATCCCACGGACAAGTCCAACCGGCCCAAGAAGCTGGACGTGCCCTACTCGGTGCTGGGGCCCTATCTGGGCGAGCTGTTCCTCAA